In Mycobacteriales bacterium, the genomic window GCCGTGAGCACCCAGCGCCCCTTCGACGTGCCGTAGCGCAGGCTGAGCGTCGACTGCGCGCCGGTCATACGTTGCTCGCGATCTTCGCTCGCGCCTTCGCCGTCTTGACGGCCGCGGTGAGCGCCTCGATGTCGTAGGCGCCGTAGTGCCGCCGCCCGTTGATGAAGAACGTCGGCGTACCCCCGACGCCGCTCAGGCCGGCGGAGTCGACGTCCTCGGCGACCCGCGAGGCGTAGACATGGCGGCGAATTTCGTCGTGGAACCGGTCGACGTCCAGGCCCAGGTCGCCCGCGTAGCGGAGCAGGTCGACCGGCCGAAGGTCGTCCTGGTGGGTGAGCAGGAGGTCGTGCATCTCCCAGAACTTCCCCTGCGCGGCGGCGGCCTCGCTGGCCTCGGCCGCGATCTGGGCGCGGGGGTGGACGTCGGTGAGTGGCAGGTGCCGCCACACGTATCGCACCTCGCCGAAGTCGGCGAGCAGCTCGCGGACCACCGGCTCCGCCTGCCCGCAGAAGGGGCATTCGAGATCACCGAACTCGACCATGGTCACCAACGACTCCGACGGCCCGCGGATGTGGTCCCGATCGGGATCGACGTCGGGGATCAGGTCGACGAGGGTCTCACCGGTCCCCAGCAGAGCGACGGCGCGGCGGGGTTGCGGGAGCAACGCGGTGAGGCGGAAGACGGCCCACGCGGCGAGGCCGGCGCACGCGGCGGCGGACAGGACGCCGAGTTTCGCCTCCTGCAACTGCGTGCCGCGGAAGGCGAGGGTGGCGATCAGGATGGCTACGGTGAAGCCGATTCCCGCGATCGCGCCGTTCCCGGCGATGGCTGCCCACCCGACGGTCGGACGCAACCGGCCGCGGCTCAGCCGGGTGACCAGCCAGGCGGTGCCGGTGATGCCGATGGGCTTCCCGGCGACGTAACCGATCAGGATCCCCAGCGTGATCGGCGAGGTGTACGCGCGGGCGAGGAACCCGCCGCTGATCGGAATGCCGGCGTTGGCCAGGGCGAACAACGGCACGATCAGGTAGCTGGTCCAGGGGTGGTAGAGCTGCTGCAGACGCTCGTTCGGCGAGACGGCGGCGACCAGCCCGATCCGCGCCGACTGGGCGAGCTCGGGGGTCGGTTGTTCCCGGAAGTCGCGGAACAGCCCGGTGGCC contains:
- the nhaA gene encoding Na+/H+ antiporter NhaA, encoding MTGPQAPAAPYSGRTAWARNLETPLRTFLRTESGSAAILLGATLAALAWANIDTGSYDTVWHTTLSIRIGDSGVTQSVRGWVNTGLMTLFFFVVGLEARREFDMGELRERRRVALPLAAGIGGMLVPVAIYLAVNAGTSSAHGWGVAMSTDTAFALGLLALVARRLPDKVRAFLLTVAVVDDVVALLIIATVYSTNVDLLPLVVALALFGVLLALRTARIRAGVVYALVGVAVWVALFKSGVDPVVVGLAMGLMTFAYPPARDDLERATGLFRDFREQPTPELAQSARIGLVAAVSPNERLQQLYHPWTSYLIVPLFALANAGIPISGGFLARAYTSPITLGILIGYVAGKPIGITGTAWLVTRLSRGRLRPTVGWAAIAGNGAIAGIGFTVAILIATLAFRGTQLQEAKLGVLSAAACAGLAAWAVFRLTALLPQPRRAVALLGTGETLVDLIPDVDPDRDHIRGPSESLVTMVEFGDLECPFCGQAEPVVRELLADFGEVRYVWRHLPLTDVHPRAQIAAEASEAAAAQGKFWEMHDLLLTHQDDLRPVDLLRYAGDLGLDVDRFHDEIRRHVYASRVAEDVDSAGLSGVGGTPTFFINGRRHYGAYDIEALTAAVKTAKARAKIASNV